The Vibrio cyclitrophicus sequence AACCGCTGCGAAGGTTGCGCCGCCACCGACGCCTGCAATACCGAATGAAGCAATGGCAATCACGGCGATAAGTTGCAGAACAAAGCTCAGGTCAATTGGGATACCCATTACTTGCGCTGCCATGATGGCGAGCATTGCTGGGTAAATACCGGCACAACCGTTTTGTCCAATACTAGTGCCGAATGTTGCCGACATATTGGCTGTTTCTTCATCCACACCAAGGCGTTGAGTTTGTGTTTCTACGTTTAGTGGAATGGCGGCCATGCTTGAGCGAGAACCGAAGCCGAAGACCAATACAGGCCAAGATTTTTTCGCGAATATCTTCGGAGACAAACCAAATAAGCTTACAAGCACAAGGTGAACCACAAACATCACTGCGATTGCTGCGTAGCTTGCGATAACGAATCGCCCCATTTCTGAGAGTGCGAATAAATCGTTGTTCATCATGAATTTGGTCATCAAAGCGAACACGCCATAAGGGGTAAGCTTTAATATTTCTCGCACCATCGATAGCACGACTTCTTTCGCTGCATTGATGAAATCAACAAAACTTTGTACTTTCTCTGGCTTACGCTTTTTCACTTGTAGGATGCTAAAACCAAGGAACATACCGAATAGAACCGTCGACAGTGTTGAGGTTCTTTCCGCACCCGTAAGCATTTCAAAAATATTGGCTGGGATGATAGACAGCACCAAACTTGTAAAGGTGTTGTTCGACATCAGTTCTTGAGTCGAAAGTAAGCTATCACTGCGCGCTTCAATGGCGGTGTTAGTCCCCATTGCAGAAACTAAGCTGTTCGCGTCGATATTGAATATATAGATACTCGCAATACCGATGATCGCCGAGATAGCCACGGTGAAAATCAACACACCGATGACTTTAGGTGCGATTTTCGAGAGGGCGCTGGTGCCTTCTACGTTCATGATGGACGCTGTCATCGCAACAAACACCAGTGGAATCACTATCATCTGCAGCAGCTTGACGTAGCCATTTCCGAACAGAGAGATTAGCTCAGAGAACTGCAGGCCAACCGCGCTGTCTGTTCCGAGTGCTATTTGTATAATGCCGCCAAAAAGAAGGCCGCCAGCCAGTGCGCTAAGCACGCGGAAGTTGAAGCTTTTCTTCTGCGTTTTAAAGCGAGATAGCACAACGTAGAAGCCGAGGAAAATGGCACTCAGTGCCAGTAAGGTAAAGCTCATTTTAAGCTCCTAAATCTACATCTAATAAAGTTACTGGAGCGAGGCGAGAAACGAGTGTGAGGTGGTGTTTTACCAAAGGCGCACACAGTTTGAAGCGTTGTCCAGTGAAGGAATATCTGTAAGACGAAGCTTGATAAAAAAAGACGGTAAAAAATCTCAATTAATTTTCAAATAAGAAAACGGTGCTATGACGAATCCGCCATAGCACCGTTGTTTGTTCTGATCTTTCGGTTCTTGATTAAAGGCTGTTTTTATACACTTTGCCGTCTTTCATGATTAGCTTTTGTGTCTCTGTGTTGGCTACACATGCTACGCCTTCCAGTGGGTTACCGTCGATAATCAATAGATCGGCATACGCACCTTCAACAATCTGACCTAGCTTGCCTTCTTGGTAAGGGTGTTGGTAAGTCGACATTTCGAACAAGCGTCCGCAGTTTGATGTCGCCATACGAAGTGCCGTGATGGTATCGAACACTTGCTCAATCGCACCAAGCTCATTCAGCTGAGTTGCATGGACATTGGTTTCACCCACACAGTCGGTACCAAACGCGATGTTTTGGATATCGTATTTCTTGATAAGCTCCGCCGACTTGAACATGGCTTTACCTACACGCTCTGTTTTGCGGTATGTCTCTTCGTTTGGTAGCGGGATCTTACGCGCTGCAATCAATGAAGAGGTAAAGTAAGACGGAATCACCCAAATGCCTTTCTCTTTGATGATCTCGGCAATGTCGTCATCCATGATGGTCGCGTGTTCGAAAGACATCACGCCTGCTTCAGCTGCTCGGCGCATTGCATCGGAAGTGTGGATGTGCGCAGCAACATAAGTACCGTAGTCTGAAGCGGCTTGTACTGCGGCTTCCATTTCGTCTGATGTGAATTGCAATGTGTCTAGCGGATCGAAGGTCGATGATGCACCGCCGCCAGCCATGATCTTGATTTGTGAAGCGCCCATAAACAGTTGCTCACGTACTGCTTTCAATACTTCTGAGCGACCATCGGCCACTTTCATTGCGCCTTGCTTCATCATTGGCGAGTCTTCGTGTCCATTGGCTAACCGTTCTTGCGCTTGGTTTTGACGGTAATCGGAGTGACCACAGGTTTGAGATATCGCCGCCATTGAAGGCAGAATTCGTGGGCCAGTTGCGTAGCCGTTATCGATACTTTTCTTAAGGCCAAGCGTGTTACCCGCCACATCACGAATGGTGGTAAAGCCGCGCATCAGCATCTCTTCTGAAATCTTTGCCGAGCGAATCGCCACTTCTTCACGAGTCATCGTATCAATGACATTAAAAGACGCAGATAGCGTGATATGAACGTGCGCATCAATCAAACCTGGCATGACTGTGCCACCTTGAGCATCAATGATTTCATCCGCTAGCGTTGCATCAATCTCGCCAATTTGAGTAATCAAGTTGTCTTCAATAAGAAGTGATACGTTCTCGATTAGGTTGTTATCAACACCGTTAAATACGTTCGCGTTAGTGATTAGCTTTTTCATAGTCTGCACCTATTGGAAATGAGTGTGTGTCGCTGATGGGGTTATCTTATGAGGTGAAGCATTTGAAAAATGGCCATTTGGTGACAAGCAATGACGAGACTTATCTTTTGGTGCTTTTCTATATTTTTGAAAATTGCGTTATAGCGGGAAGTAAATTTTAGATGTGAGAAATGAACAAACGTGAAACGGCTAACTGGTGGTTACTTTTCAGACTGCGATCGACGCCACTTCGTTATAAAATAATACAATTTTTTGCATATATTGTTTTTCTATAGTTCCGTGTTTTGATATAAATGTAAATCGCAATGATAATAATTGCGATTTACATCAAGTTATGTAGTGGTGCTGACATTGATGTCAGTCAAAAGGATTTATTAAAAATACGGAACTAAAATTATGAAATTCAACGTATCATTACTCGCGTTGTCCATCTCAGGAGCATTCGTAACGCCTTATGCTTTAGCAGAAAAGAGCGAGATTGATTCAAAAACAGCCGCTAACTCTGATCATGAAACGATCGTAGTCGTAGGCGAACTCACCAACTTTTCTGTTACTGACATTGAATTAGAACGATATCAAGCCCAAGATCTTGAAGATATATTTCGAACTGATCCGTCGGTATCAGTGGGTGGCTCGTTAGGCGTCGCGCAAAAAGTCTATGTAAGAGGAATTGAAGATACATACCTCAATGTAACCGTAGATGGTGCGCCTCAATCTGCGGGACTTTTCCACCATACTGGTAGATTAACGCTAGACCCATACTTGTTAAAAACCGTCGAAGTACAAGCGGGTGCAGGTGAAGCAACAAGTGGCGCTGGTGCTCTAGGTGGTGCAATTCGCTTTAAAACCAAAAGTGCTCATGACCTGTTGAACCCAGGAGAGGCGTTTGGTGGCTCAGTAAGTGCAAGCTACTTTACTAATGACGGCTACAAGACTAGTGCAAGCCTATTTGGTGAAATCAACGACAACTGGGGACTATTGGCCTCTGGAGTTTATGTTGATAACAACAATATGGAAGATGGTGACGGTAATGAAATATCAGGCACGGCATCTGAAAAGAAACTCGGTTTCCTTAAAGTTGATGGCAACTTAACTGATAATCAAACCCTTACGTTAAGTTACGAAAACCGTGTCGAGGAAGGTGATTTCTCTACACGTCCAAACTGGCCTGTATTCGAAGATACCCCACTTTATCCCCACGAACTTGAACGTCATACGTTTACAGGTAACCACACTCTCGGTTTGAATGATTTTGTAAATCTGGAAACCACACTTTACTACACCCAAGCTGAGCTCAATCGAGGAACCAACCCGAGTGTGGCGTCTGACCCTTACGGCGGTAAAGTGAAATCGACGGGCTTCGATCTAAGAAATACTAGCTACATCAGCAGCCACAGTGTCACTTATGGTGCAGAATACAGAGCCGATACGTCTTCTGGTGAAGCGCCTGATGGCAGCTGGGCATATAAAGAAGAGGGTGATGTTCTCGGCATCTATGTGCAAGATCACTGGCAGGCAACAGATACAATCTTGCTTAGCTTTGGTTCACGTTACGACAAATACGAGATGGAGCAAAAAGCGACTGCGACGAAAGTAGACAGTGACGGGTTCAGCTCTAATGTTGGTTTCAACTTCAACTTCTACGATGGTTGGGTTCTTAACGCAGGTTATGCTCAAGCTCTTCGTGGTAAACAAGTTGGCGATACCTTTGCTCTTCATTACACCGTTGACTCTGATATCAAAGCAGAGACGGCAGAAAACATTGAAGTGGGCTTAGCTTACGAACAGTCGAATTGGCTGGCATCCGCAACTGCGTTTGACACTAAAATTGATGATGTCATTGATGTGGTCGGTCGAGAGTATCAAAATGTCGGTAAGCTAAAAAACCGAGGTTACGAGTTAAAAGCTCAGTACTGGAACGATTACATCATGGCAACGGCAAGCTTTATCAATGCTGAGCCTGAACTGAATGGCCAAACCTTGAATGGCTATGATCATGTTGGTTTAGGTACCGCCCGTGGCGATACGTTTGGATTGAACCTTGTGTACAACGTTACTCAAGACATTGAGATTGGTTGGAACTATATCTACGTAGCGGATCTCAATGATGTTGATGTGATTAATGATTACGTGGATCCGGGGACGACGATCGATAAACCAGGCTACCAAGTTCATGATATCTATGCTCAGTGGTACCCACTAAGCAACGAAGACTTGAACATCAACCTAGCGGTAACAAACTTGTTTGATGAGTACTATCGTGATCACTCAAGTGTGGGTGATTACTCTGGCGTACCAGGCTTCGATATTGTTTCTGGCTTGTATGCGGCAGGTCGAGATATTCGAGTGGGTGTGACGTATAACTTCTAACCCAAAGTGATGGCACCATCACTTATTGAGTGGCAGCCATAATGAGAAAAGCTTGGATGATATGTCCAAGCTTTTTTATTTGCTGTGATTTCGTTACTGCTTGAGCCACTTAGCGTAAGGGTTAGGGTTGCCCAACTCACTCGGTTCTTTACCCAATACGCCACGGTACACTTCATCAATGATTAGGTGCGCGTAAGGTACATTTTCACGAATGTAGTGTTGCCCAGCGCTCGCTGCAAAGATGACTCGCTCTTCCTTTACAACATTCAGCGTTTTCCATAGCGGGCTGGTGAGCATTTTGTTTTCAAACTCAGGCGCCCATGATTTTAATAAGAATAAGTAATCGACATCGAGGTCTTGTAAACGCTCGCTCGATAACGGATACCACCAAGCGTTACTTAAAGCTTTTGAATCTTTTGGGCCTAAGATGTCGTCGCCCATTTTCAAGCCAGCAGACATCAGAATCTGTGAACCAAAGTTGAGCGCTGTCCAAACTTGCACGCTGCCTTGCTCCTCACCAACACGGGCGACTGCGAAGGTGGGCTTTTTGTCACCTAAATCTGCTTTGAGACGAGCAAGACGCTGGTCTAACTCAGCTAAAGAGCGTTTTGCTTGGGCTTCTTTACCCAGAAGTGAGCCTACAAATTCATGGCCGTGCCTCCAAGATTGCCCCTCATTCCATCGGAATACGACGGTCGGCGCTAGGTGGGACACTTTTTTATTCACGCCAATATCAGCTTCAGTGACAATCATATCTGGTTTTGCTGAGGCCATTACTTCCGGATCACTGCGAGGATAATAGGAGATGTAGACCATGTCTTTTAACTGACTGTCATCGATTGCCTTTGGATACGTCTCACGAAAGCTCTCAAGATACCAATTGTCTATTACGCTCTCTGAGCCAAGTACATAAGCAGAAATAATCTTGTCCATCGTAAAAGCGATACGTTCTGGCTTTTCGGGAATACAAATAGATCCACCTTCAAGGTGTGGATGGGAAAATAGCCGTTGTCCCTCTGAACACTCTTTCGCATAGGCGGAATGGGCCATCGTGGCTCCCAATAAAGCTAATATCCATTTAGACATGGTTCTTCCTTCTATAATTGATTTCTTGCTTGTGTTCTTAAAATCAGAACAGTAAATACCGGAACCCCGATAATGGCGGTAATGATGCCTGCGGGAATTTGGTTAGGTGCAAAGGCAACCCGACCGACAAAGTCAGCTAATCCAACAATTAACGCACCCGTCAGTGCCGTCATGAGTAAATGTACACCGACACCACTTTGAGCGAGGCGCTTGGCCAAGTGTGGAGCAACCAAGCCAACAAAACCAAGTGGACCAGCCGCGGCTACAGCAGCTGCCGCTAACCAAACCGCAAGAGTGACTAAAGACCAGCGAGCGAGCTTGACCCTTACTCCTAAACTAGTCGCCACTTCCTCACCGAACCTAAGCGCCGACAGTGGGCGAATAGCTATAAGCAGCAGCGGCGTTGCCAGTATCATGGTTACGGTGAGCCAAATGACTTCATTCCAACTCACGGTATGAACAGAACCCGCTAGCCAGCCCAGAACAGACATAGCTCGGTCTAAATCGCCGTAGGTTAAGAGCATGGACGTGAACGATGAGATAAGTGCTGCGACGCCTATACCCGTTAAAATGAAACGTAGAGTTTCTCCTCCACGGCGAGAAGAAGAGGCTAACAGAATAATGATGGTGACTGTGAGTGAACCTGCGAATGCAAGGATTGGCCTCCAAAATAGCGTGATACTTGGCATTAGAATAGTCACGCTGACGACCGCAAGTGCTGCACCTTGACTCACGCCAATTAAACTTGGATCTGACAACGGATTTCTAGTGATGTATTGAAGGGCTGCACCTGACAAGGCGAGCATGGCCCCGACTAGAAAGGCGGTTAGGACGCGAGGGAATCGATACTCCCACACCACAGTGTTAGCGACGTTTGAAGGCGGCTGCCCTAACAGAGTTTGTATCACGTCGTGACTCGTTAAGAAGAAGTTGCCCGACATTAGACTCCAAATTAAAACGGCCATCATTGAAATGGTGAGTAATAGAGTCACTCCTAATGCTCGTATGGGAAGATGAAACGACAATCGTCCATTCAATAACTCGATCGACTTCTGATTCATAGCTTCGCCCTTACTAACCAAATAAACACAGGCGCGCCCAAAAAGGTGGTGACAATGCCGGTCGATATCTCTAAAGGCGCTAAGATTAATCTCGCTGCGATATCAACCAACACCAGATAGACCGCTCCGATGATAGCGGAAAAAGGAATGATTAAACGGTAATCTGAACCGACAAAGAGTCTAACGACATGGGGAATGACTAAGCCTACAAAACCAAGTGGCCCCGAAATAGAAACGGCTGAAGCGGTCAATGCGATAACAGCAACCAAACCAATGGTTTTAATCTTCTTAGTATTAACGCCGAGGCCAGCTGCTGTCTCTTCGCCCATAGAAAGAGCGGTGATTTGACGTGCGATGACAAATGCTGCAGACAAACCAGCGATTAACCAAGGAAGCGCCCACATAAAGGTGCTCATCTCTCGTCCAGCCAATGACCCTGACAGCCACACTCGGAAGTTCCCGAAAGCTTCTTGATTGGTAAGAATTGCGGCACTTTGTATCGCGTAAAGAAAACCACTGACTGCAACGCCGGAGAGGATTAAGGTGAGTGGTGTCGCGCCTCCTGGAGCAGAGTTTGAGATCCCCCATACCAATAGTGCACCTATCAGCGCACCCATCGCAGCGAACAAGGGAACATAAACCGTACCTGCTAGCTCCAACCATCCGATTCCAATGACGACTGAAAAGGTAGCCCCCGCCATCAATCCTAGGATCGAAGGTTCTGCGAGTGGGTTTCGGGTAATGCCTTGCATGATGGCGCCCGAAACAGAGAGTGCAGCGCCTACCGAGACGGCAAAAAGCGCTCTAGGCATGCGTAGCTCTCGAACAATGATGTGGTCAAACATATCTTCTTTAGGGAAGAACAGGGCATCGATAACTGTCGAAATCGGCAGTGGCTTTGCTCCAACAGAAATATGCCATAGAAACACAAGAGTTAAGGCTGCAATGCAGAGCCAGAATCCGCTAGCCATAATGGTTGAGCGAGCACTATACATTAGCTTGCTCCAATTGGACGTGAGAGGGATTGTTGCTCTGGAGTGCGAGGAAGGCAAACCGGGCGTCCAGTCAATGGGTCTGAAATGATCTCAGAGTGAAGGCCAAAAACTGACTTAAGTGCTTCGGGGCGCATCACTTGTTGCGCGCTACCTTGCGATACGATTTCTCCGTTGTTCATCATAATAATCCGATCAGTAAACGCAGCTGCTAAGTTCAATTCGTGAAGTACCATCAAAATGGTGCGCTGTTCTTCTTTAACGATTCGAGCTAAGAGATCCATCAGATCAACTTGTACTTTAAGGTCTAAAAAGGTGGTCGGCTCATCTAACAAAAGGATTGGCGTGTCTTGAGCAAGTACCATTGCAAGCCAGCAGCGTTGCCTTTGACCTCCTGAAAGACTGTGAACAGGTCGGTCAATAAACTGCGTTAGATCGGTGAGTTCTATAGCTCGTTCAACCGCTTTAGTGTCTTGTTTGGACCACTGACGGAATAAGGACTGATGAGGGAAGCGTCCTTGAGCGACCAGTTCTTTTACCGTTAACCCCTCGGGGGCGATTGGCCCTTGAGGGAGCAGCGCGATCTTTTGTGCCACTTGACGAGTTGGTAAGCTGTGTATCGGTTTGTTGTTGATCAATACAGTCCCTGACTGTGGAGGCAGTATTCGCGCAAAGGCTTTTAAAAGCGTCGATTTTCCACAGCCATTAGGGCCAACCAAACTGGTGATGGTGTTAGGTTCTACGATTAGGTCTACATTCTTGACGATGACTTGATCACCGTATCCGACGGAGAGTTTTTCTGAAGATAGTCGCGTTGTTTGCTCTGACATAATACTCGCTTTGGTTGATCAAGTTTGGTCGCTGTATAAGTTACAAAGGCAAGACGCCCATGTGTCGGTCGTATTTTTAAAATACGCAATATATGACGATAATAAGATTTATTCTCATATGCAAATTTGACGAGCAGTATTTTTGTAGAACTCCTCTCAGTTGTCTTTAATAAGAAGGCTTCGAATGGAGTGGTTGTGGTGTCATGAAATGGTAAGTTTTGCTTCGATTCGAACGCTAAGATGTATTTCAAATCGAGACTACTTATCCATTCAGAGAGAGACAACATGACTAAATCAGACAAAGTTTACGGATTCAACACACCACAACGTCTATTCGTCGGTTACACGTTAGCCGTGCTGGTGGACTTAGTGGTACTTAACTTTTTTGATGAGTACTGGGATTTCGTAAATATTGAGTCTTTTACTATCTCTCTGATTGCCGCGGTTCTACTGCAATTACTGTTGAAGCTGTCTATTGGTTTGGAACACAAGATTGCCGAACACTTCAAAAGTAAGCCGGGTACCGCACCTAAGGTTTACCGAGCAATCACGACTTACATCATCTTGGTGGGTTCAAAGTTCGTGATGCTAGAAGCGATTAACTTATTGTTCGGCGAGAAGGTCAGCTTTACTGGCCCTTGGAATGGTGTGGTAGCGTTCTTCGCTGTGGTATTTACGATTCTGATTGCTGAAGTGATTGTATCGAAGATCTACTTTGCGCTTGATGATAAGCAAGATTCAAATGTGAAAGCGCTTAAAGAGACTAACGCGTAACACAACATAAAATACCTATGTGAATAACAGACGAGCCAGCTGAATAAGTTGGCTCGTTTTCGTTTGTGTGGCGCTAACGAATTCGATGGCTTATTGGTTCTATTTTTCGTAAACCACATCGCCTCGCAACACCGTCATCAACACTTGAGTCTTGGCTATTTGTCTTGCTGATACTGTGGTGATGTCTCGGTCGAGAATGGCGAAGTCAGCCGATTTCCCCACTTCAATAGAGCCAGTTACGTCTTCAATTCCAAGGCTTTTAGCTACGTTGATCGTGTAAGCGTCGATAGCGGTGTAGATATCGGTTAGGCCAGTTTTGCCCATGATTAGGCTGTTTGCGATGCCGACCAAAGGGTTGATGTCGTGTACATTCCAGTCACTGCTTAGGGTGATGTTGGCGTCGGTTTTGAGTATCGCGTCTAGGTTCATCATGGCTTTGGCTCGTCGAGCTCCGAGGAAGGCTTCGGCCCATTGGTGTTGATGTTTGGCTACGTAATCGGAACCGACTTGGAAATCTGCGGAGACATTGAGCTGCTTGAAGCGGGGAACATCTTCATCATTGATTAATTCAATGTGGGTTAAGGTGTAAGGTTTTTGCGAGCCTTGTTTACGCACGCTTTCGATAGCATCAAGGGATTCACGAACCGCACCGTCACCAATCGCATGAATGTGCGCACTAAAACCGATTTTATCGAGCGCGGTTAGCCATTCTTTCATCTGTTCTGGTGGTATGTAGTTCAAGCCATTCGGCGACTGCGGCAGATAAGTATCCAAGTAGGGTGCGAGTGTTTTTGCTGTGCCATTAATGAAGATGCCATCGCTGTACATTTTGACCTGATCGACCAGTAGCAGACGGCTTTTGTCATCGGAATACATCTTCTCGAATACTTCGAGCTGAGAAGGCATTACCATCGATGGATATACCCAAGGGCGTAACGACACTCGAGCCGTCAAATCTTGGTTTTGCTTCGCTTCTAGCCAAACGTCATACCAACCTCGTTTCCAATACATCCGGCCGTCACCGATGGTGGTAATGCCGTGCGCAGCGGCTTCTTCAAGACCGAACATTAACCCTTGGTAGCTTTGTTCAAAGAGCTCGCTTTGGCTGTTCCACGCCATCTCCATAATTTGGTCGCCAGCGTTATCTAATAAGATGCCATTGAGCTTGCCGCTGTCTTGGTCTTTTAAATAAGCGCCACCTTGTGGGTCAGGAGATTGTTGGCTGATTCTGGCTATTTTTAAGGCTTTTGAGTTGACCCACATCGAGTGTGAGGTTTGCTCCATGATGACTACGGGACGATCCGGGAAGATACTGTCGATGATCTCTAGTGGCGTGTAGTCATAATTGCTGTCGAGTGTCGACTCTAGAGAAAAACCATAACCCATCAGCCAACCTCGACCATCGGTCTCGGCGTTGATTTTACAGGCTTCTAAGTAAGGGATTTGTTCTTCGAGTGTGGCTTCAGAATCCAGTTCGCAATTACCACCCAACTCTGAGGCGGCTTCGAAAACATGGTTATGGTTATCAATGAACCCCGGCAACACAAAGGCATTTTCTAAGTCGATGACATCGGTATTTTGCCCTTGAAAAGCTTTCGCTTGCGAGTGTTCCCCAATGAAAATGATCTTACCTCTGTGAGTAACGATTGAGTCTGACTCACGATGCCCGTATATGTCGGCATTAGTAAAAATTTGGTCAGCAGTTTGGCTTTGGGCAGTTGTTTTCTGTTGCACAACGGTGTTGTCTTGTCCAAGTACCGGCGAAACAGCGCCTAAACTGGTGACTAACGCGATCCATGCAGTGTGCGGCAAAGTGAGCTTGTTGTTCATTCTTATGTATTCCATATTCCACTGTTTAATAAGTATAGAAAGCGAGTGGCAAGAATCATATCGCGGATTTTTAATAATAAAGTGTCCATAGTTGCTCTCCTGATTAAGTTCACCTGCAGTATATTTAGCGGTGACACCGACTCAGTATTGCGCGGCAATGAAGTATCACTGATTCACTGACAAAACGATTCACATAAGCTTCTGAATAATTTACTGTTATATGAACCAATTAAACGGATTTAACGTATTACCAAGGATGTAAGTTAGACTCTCACATGACTTACTCGAATTACTTTTAAAACAAGTCGAGGTTAGGATGAAGAAAATATTATTGCTGTTGAGTGTCATCTTATTGGGTGGGTGTGTCGGCATGCCTGAAACAGTAAAGCCTGTTCAACAGTTTGAATTGGATAGATATTTAGGCAAATGGTACGAGGTGGCTCGTTTGGACCACTCGTTTGAGCGCGGGCTTAATAGCATCAGTGCCGAATACAGCTTACGTGATGATGGTGGTGTGAAGGTGATTAACCGCGGCTATTCGGATGAAGAGGGCGAATGGAACGAAGCGGAAGGTAAGGCGTATTTTGTCGAAGGCAGCGATCAGGGTTACCTGAAAGTGTCGTTCTTTGGTCCATTCTATGGCGCTTACGTGGTGTTTGAGTTGGACAAAGAGAACTACCAATACGCGTTTGTTTCTGGCCCAGATACCGATTATCTATGGCTGCTTTCTCGAACACCAGAAGTCTCATCTGAGGTTATGGAGAAGTTCAAAGCGATGTCGAAAGAGCGTGGCTTCAACACCGATGAATTGATTTATGTGGAGCATTCTAAATAAGGGTATGTAGCGGTTTCTTGGTCTTTACGTAACTTTACGCAAAGACCATGTTAAGTGTAATGATAATGAGTCAAAATAACACCTAGGTCAGAGACATAGAGTGGTCATTATGAATAAATCATTATCGAAACAGACGGTTATTTTCCATTGGCTTACCGGCATTTTGTTTATCGCTGTGTTTGTTATTGGACTTCAATTCGAAGGCATGCCTCGAGGCCCCGAAAAAGGCGAGTTAATGGGGCTGCACAAATCGTTAGGTTTGATTGTTTTAGTTGTCGCACTTTCGCGTCTGGCATGGCGTATGAAAGAAGGCGCGATTGCTAGCGTTGCTGTGTTAACTAGAGCACAAGAAATTGCCGCGAAAAGCATCCATCATTTCTTACTGTTGGTGACATTGGCGATGCCTATCTCTGGTGCCGTGATGAGCGTGGCGGGTGGACGTGCATTAGAGCTATTCGGCATAGAGTTGATCGCCGCTGGTGAGAAAACGGAATGGTTGCAGTCTGCAGCTTCTTTTGTTCACGTTAATGCGGTGAACTTAATTATGGTGGCGTTTGCTCTTCATGTTTTGGGTGCATTGAAACACCAACTAGTGGACAAAGATGGCACACTGAGCCGAATGCTTGGTCGTTCATCGTCTGCTAGCAATTAGCGAAATCAGACATCAAGATTATTTCTTATTTAGCGAATCTAACTTTGGGCTTGATAGAAAGATGAATACAAAAACACTCGGCATATACCGAGTGTTTTTTTGTTTGTGTTACTTGCAAATCGTACTCACTAAGCTTGCTTGCGAACCTGCAATACGCTCAGTACTGATAGCGAAAGGAAGAACGCAGGATCACTCCAACCAAAGCCAGCAAAGATACCGGTGAAAGCCGCATACAGTGTGATAATCGCACCCAGCATATTGGCGATAATCAAACCTTGGATGAGTTTTTTAGCGCTGATTCCCGCTTCAATATCTCGCAGTAACCATGTTATC is a genomic window containing:
- a CDS encoding amidohydrolase family protein; the encoded protein is MKKLITNANVFNGVDNNLIENVSLLIEDNLITQIGEIDATLADEIIDAQGGTVMPGLIDAHVHITLSASFNVIDTMTREEVAIRSAKISEEMLMRGFTTIRDVAGNTLGLKKSIDNGYATGPRILPSMAAISQTCGHSDYRQNQAQERLANGHEDSPMMKQGAMKVADGRSEVLKAVREQLFMGASQIKIMAGGGASSTFDPLDTLQFTSDEMEAAVQAASDYGTYVAAHIHTSDAMRRAAEAGVMSFEHATIMDDDIAEIIKEKGIWVIPSYFTSSLIAARKIPLPNEETYRKTERVGKAMFKSAELIKKYDIQNIAFGTDCVGETNVHATQLNELGAIEQVFDTITALRMATSNCGRLFEMSTYQHPYQEGKLGQIVEGAYADLLIIDGNPLEGVACVANTETQKLIMKDGKVYKNSL
- a CDS encoding TonB-dependent receptor, which gives rise to MKFNVSLLALSISGAFVTPYALAEKSEIDSKTAANSDHETIVVVGELTNFSVTDIELERYQAQDLEDIFRTDPSVSVGGSLGVAQKVYVRGIEDTYLNVTVDGAPQSAGLFHHTGRLTLDPYLLKTVEVQAGAGEATSGAGALGGAIRFKTKSAHDLLNPGEAFGGSVSASYFTNDGYKTSASLFGEINDNWGLLASGVYVDNNNMEDGDGNEISGTASEKKLGFLKVDGNLTDNQTLTLSYENRVEEGDFSTRPNWPVFEDTPLYPHELERHTFTGNHTLGLNDFVNLETTLYYTQAELNRGTNPSVASDPYGGKVKSTGFDLRNTSYISSHSVTYGAEYRADTSSGEAPDGSWAYKEEGDVLGIYVQDHWQATDTILLSFGSRYDKYEMEQKATATKVDSDGFSSNVGFNFNFYDGWVLNAGYAQALRGKQVGDTFALHYTVDSDIKAETAENIEVGLAYEQSNWLASATAFDTKIDDVIDVVGREYQNVGKLKNRGYELKAQYWNDYIMATASFINAEPELNGQTLNGYDHVGLGTARGDTFGLNLVYNVTQDIEIGWNYIYVADLNDVDVINDYVDPGTTIDKPGYQVHDIYAQWYPLSNEDLNINLAVTNLFDEYYRDHSSVGDYSGVPGFDIVSGLYAAGRDIRVGVTYNF
- a CDS encoding cation:dicarboxylase symporter family transporter, which codes for MSFTLLALSAIFLGFYVVLSRFKTQKKSFNFRVLSALAGGLLFGGIIQIALGTDSAVGLQFSELISLFGNGYVKLLQMIVIPLVFVAMTASIMNVEGTSALSKIAPKVIGVLIFTVAISAIIGIASIYIFNIDANSLVSAMGTNTAIEARSDSLLSTQELMSNNTFTSLVLSIIPANIFEMLTGAERTSTLSTVLFGMFLGFSILQVKKRKPEKVQSFVDFINAAKEVVLSMVREILKLTPYGVFALMTKFMMNNDLFALSEMGRFVIASYAAIAVMFVVHLVLVSLFGLSPKIFAKKSWPVLVFGFGSRSSMAAIPLNVETQTQRLGVDEETANMSATFGTSIGQNGCAGIYPAMLAIMAAQVMGIPIDLSFVLQLIAVIAIASFGIAGVGGGATFAAVAVLTIMGLDITIVAILVSIEALIDMARTALNISGSMLSGVLTAKTNGSLNTEQYRAQSPSNTTNNEIPA
- a CDS encoding ABC transporter substrate-binding protein, with product MSKWILALLGATMAHSAYAKECSEGQRLFSHPHLEGGSICIPEKPERIAFTMDKIISAYVLGSESVIDNWYLESFRETYPKAIDDSQLKDMVYISYYPRSDPEVMASAKPDMIVTEADIGVNKKVSHLAPTVVFRWNEGQSWRHGHEFVGSLLGKEAQAKRSLAELDQRLARLKADLGDKKPTFAVARVGEEQGSVQVWTALNFGSQILMSAGLKMGDDILGPKDSKALSNAWWYPLSSERLQDLDVDYLFLLKSWAPEFENKMLTSPLWKTLNVVKEERVIFAASAGQHYIRENVPYAHLIIDEVYRGVLGKEPSELGNPNPYAKWLKQ
- a CDS encoding iron ABC transporter permease, whose amino-acid sequence is MNQKSIELLNGRLSFHLPIRALGVTLLLTISMMAVLIWSLMSGNFFLTSHDVIQTLLGQPPSNVANTVVWEYRFPRVLTAFLVGAMLALSGAALQYITRNPLSDPSLIGVSQGAALAVVSVTILMPSITLFWRPILAFAGSLTVTIIILLASSSRRGGETLRFILTGIGVAALISSFTSMLLTYGDLDRAMSVLGWLAGSVHTVSWNEVIWLTVTMILATPLLLIAIRPLSALRFGEEVATSLGVRVKLARWSLVTLAVWLAAAAVAAAGPLGFVGLVAPHLAKRLAQSGVGVHLLMTALTGALIVGLADFVGRVAFAPNQIPAGIITAIIGVPVFTVLILRTQARNQL